From the Betaproteobacteria bacterium genome, the window AGGAGAGAGGGGGAGTTGGTAGGAGGGAGGCGTAGAAGCGTGAGACGTGAAGCGTAAGACGTGAGGTAACGTCTCATCACCCTTCACCCTTCACCCTTCACGATCATATATGCTGCTACAAACCACCAAACTAAACGCTTTCTACGGGGACTTTCAAGCCCTCTTCGGGATCGATTTCGAGCTGGATGCGGGCGAGATCGTGGCCATCATCGGGGCGAACGGGGCGGGGAAATCCACGTTCTTGAAGACGGTGACGGGACTGCTGGCATCATCGCCGGAAGCCGTGCGCTTCGACGGGCACGCCGTGGGTGGGCGCGCACCGGGGAAGATCGTGGCGGCGGGCATCGCCATGGTGCCCGAAGGGCGGCGGCTGTTTCCCAGTTTGAGTGTCGAGGAAAATCTGCGCATGGGGGCCTACAGCGGGCGGCGCGGGCGCTGGACGCTCGATACGGTGTATGAATTGTTTCCCATGCTGAAGGAGAAGTGCCACGCTCCCAGCACGTCGCTTTCCGGCGGCCAGCAGCAGATGGTGGCGATTGGCCGGGCGCTCATGTCGAACCCTAAGTTATTACTGTGCGATGAGACTTCCCTGGGGCTTGCGCCCATCGTGGTAAAGGACATTTATGACGCGCTCGCGAAAGTCTCCGCGGAAGGGTTGAGCACCATCATCGTCGAGCAAGACGTCGGCCTCGCGCAGCGAGCGTCGAGCCGTTTGTATTGCTTCCAGGAAGGCCGTGTGTCGCTTTCGGGGCGCTCGGAAGAACTCTCGCGCGAGCAAATCTCCCATGCCTACTTCGGTGTTTGAATCATGCTGAATTGGGTAGACACCATTTTGCAAGGCGTCATGCTGGGCGGGCTCTACGCACTCTTCGCCGTGGGGCAATCGCTTCTATTGGGCGTGATGCGGCTCACCAACGTGGCGCATGGCGACTTCCTGATCCTAGGCTCCTTCGCCGGATTCGCGCTCATCGGCGGCGTTCCAGGCACGCCGCTCGGCGGGTTCGGGTTGAACCCCGCGGTCACGATGTTGATATTGCTGCCGCTGGCCGCCTCGTTCGGCTACGGATTGCAACGCGGCGTGCTCAATGGGACCCTGGGCGCGGACCCCATGCCGTCGCTGGTGGTGACATTCGGCTTGTCCATCGTCATTCAGAATTTATTGCTGGAGATTTTCTCCGCCGACAATCGCTCCATTAGCGCCCTGGGAGTGGAAACGCGAAGTTTGGCGCTGGGCGCTGGTATTCATGTGGGCATGTTGCCCTTGATCATTTTTATTCTCGCATTGGCCGCAACCGTGTTCATGGAGTGGTTGTTTCGCCGAACGCATATAGGCCGCGCCTTTCGCGCCACGTCGGACGATTACCAGACAGCGCAGTTGATGGGGCTCGATCACCGCCATGTCTACGCTCTGGCCACCGCCATCGCCTTCGCGCTCATTGCCGTGGCGGGAATGCTACAGGGCATGCGCACGGTGTTCGCGCCCTCCGACGGCCCTGGTTTACTGCTCTATGCCTTCGAGGCGGTGATCATTGGCGGCCTGGGTTCTTTTTGGGGAAGCTTCGCTGGAGGCATCATCCTCGGTGTCTCGCAGAGCGTGGGCTTTAGGATTGACCCCGGTTGGGGGATTCTAATTGGCCACGTGGTTTTTCTGGCGATGTTGATGATTCGTCCGAGCGGATTGTTTCCGAAGACACGATGATCACGTTACACGAAGCAAACTTGCTACTCCCTCACTCTCGATCCATCTCCCGGAGGGCGAGGGAAGCAGCCCCCTTCTCCCTCCGGGAGAAGGGCAGGGGATGAGGGAGCCGGCCAATTGCAATGAATTCCCCAGGCTACACTGTCCAACGCGCTACCCGGGCCAGCCAGACCGCCGCCGTATTTGCCATCGTGCTCTTGGCGGCGGCGGTTACGCTCCCGTGGTGGGGAACCCCCGTGGCCATGCGTAGCGTGGTGGAGATCAGTTGCTATCTGGTATTCGCCAGCATGTGGAATTTGCTGGCGGGTTACGGGGGCATGGTGTCCATCGGGCAGCAGGGATTTCTTGGATTGGGCGGTTACTTCCTATTCGTATTCGCGCAGAAGATGGGCGTGAATCCCTTTGTCTGCGTACCGCTGGCGGCACTCGCCGCCGCGCTCGTCGCGCTGCCCACTTCGCAGTTCGTGTTTCGGCTACAAGGCGGGTATTTCGCGGTAGGCACCTGGGTGATGGCGGAAGTGTTCCGCTTGTTCTTCGCCAACATGTCGGCGCTGGGCGGTGGGTCGGGCACCAGCTTGACGGTCATGGTGGGGATCCCCAAGGCAACACGCGAAACGATCACTTATTTTCTCGCGGTGGGTAGTGTCGTGTTCGCCATAGGACTGGTGTACGGGCTGCTACGCTCGCGCTTCGGTTTGGCTTTGACCGCCATACGCGACAGCGAACGCGCCGCGGAAAGCCAAGGCATCGACGTGAAGGCCGTTAAACTCATTGTCTACGTGCTGGCCAGTTTCGGTGCCGGATTGGCGGGCGCGCTCTATTACTTGAGCAACCTGCGCATATCGCCGGACGTGGCCTTCAGCGTGAATTGGACCGCGTTCTCCATTTTCATCGTGTTGATCGGCGGCATCGGCACCATCGAAGGCCCCATCCTTGGCGCGCTGCTGTTCTGGTTGCTGAATAATTATCTTTCCGACTACGGAAGCTGGTATCTCGTCGGCCTAGGCCTCATGGCCATCGTCGTAGTCATCAAGTGGCCGCGCGGAATATGGGGCGCCTTGTCGGGAAAGTTTGGATTACAGTTGTTTCCGGTGCAAAGAAAGATTCTGTGGGAGGAGGGAGGAGGGAGGAGGGACGAGCGGGAGGGGGGAGGAGGGAGGAGGGAGGAGGGGTGAAGCGCATGCATTGCCAGCGATCCAAACGCCCCTTGGTTGCCATGAACTTTGGCCTCTTTGCCAGAAACCGCGGCGCAACCTCGCTTTTACTCCTCCCCATCCCCCTTCCCTCCTCATTCCTCCCTTATTCTTAGGAGCATTTATGAACGACGCCTACATCTGCGACGCCATTCGCACTCCCTTCGGCCGCTACGGCGGAGCGCTTTCTTCCATTCGCACGGACGACTTGGCCGCGCATCCCATCAAGGCGTTGATGGCGCGCAACGCTGGTGTGGATTGGTCCAAGGTGGATGATGTCATTTACGGTTGCGTGAACCAGGCGGGTGAAGATAACCGCAACGTCGCGCGCATGGCGAGTCTGCTGGCGGGGTTGCCAGTGGAGGTGCCTGGTGCCACCATCAACCGGCTATGCGGTTCAAGCATGGATGCCTTGGGAACGGCAGCGCGCGCGCTGCGCTGTGGCGAGGCGGATCTCATGATCGCCGGTGGCGTGGAGAGCATGTCGCGCGCACCCTATGTCGTGAGCAAGGCGGACTCGGCGTTCTCGCGTTCGATGAAGATGGAGGACACCACCATCGGCTGGCGCTTCGTCAACCCGCTCATGAAAGCACGCCATGGCATAGACAGCATGCCAGAGACGGCGGAGAACGTCGCCGTGGATTTCAAGGTCTCGCGTGCTGACCAGGACGCCTTTGCCTTTCGCAGCCAGCAGCGTTACGCCGCGGCCAAGCGAGAGGGATTCTTCGCCCGAGAGATCATGAACATCGCGCTTCCGCAAAAAAAGGGCGAACCGGTCATCATCAAGGACGACGAGCATCCGCGCGAGACCTCGCTGGAGGCACTGGCGAAGTTGAAGGGCGTGGTGAAGGACGACGGATCGGTCACCGCGGGCAATGCTTCGGGTGTGAACGACGGCGCCTGCGCCTTGTTGCTGGCAAGCGCGCAAGGGGCCAAGGCCCATGGGTTGAAACCCCGCGCAAAAATCCTCGCCATGGCCACGGCGGGTGTGCCGCCTCGCATCATGGGCTTCGGGCCCTCACCGGCGATGCGCAAAGTGCTCGCCAAGACCGGACTCAAGTTGAGCGAAATGAGCGTGGTCGAATTGAACGAAGCTTTCGCCGCCCAGGTGTTGGCGGCGCTGCGCGATCACAGTGTCGCGGACGACGCCGCTCACGTCAACCCCAACGGTGGCGCCATCGCCGTGGGTCATCCGTTGGGGGCTAGCGGAGCCCGGTTGGTGATGACCGCGCTTCACCAGCTCGAACGGATTCAAGGCCGCTATGCGCTGTGCACCATGTGCATCGGGGTGGGGCAGGGCATCGCCGTGATCATCGAGCGCATTTAGGCGAAAAATATTTCCGGCAAGGGAGGCCCCCATTGAAACAAGCTATCGGGCCCTACGATGAACGACTGCGCGGGTTTGCTCGCATCGAACAAATCGCCGTCGGCGAAGTGCTCCACGATGTGACCGTGGGGATCGTACCAATAATCGAATATCTGGCTGCCCAGCAGATGGCGGCCAATGCCCCACACGTGCTTGTAACCTTTTTCCCTGAGCCATTCGTGTCCCAACACCTGTGCGTCGAAATCTTGTATCTCGAAGGAAGCGTGATGGATTTTCGCCTTGGGCGCCTTGAACACGCCGATGCTGTGATGATCGGTCCACTCGGTACCGCGATCGCAACGCAAGAAGGCCCCCAACTTGCGGTCCTGGGTGCCTTCGTGAATATAGTCCGAGGGCAGCAAGCCAAAATTGTTGCAATACCAGTCGAGAGTGCGCTGGAAGTCCGTGGCGAAGAACAGCGCGTGGCCCAATCGCAGGATTTGCGCGGGCCCCTTGGGGATGCGCTGAGGAGCGCCGCGTCGGTTTTTCTGCCCGGCGAAATTCACATGGAGTGGCTCGCGCATGGCCAAGGGCGCGGCGGGGGCGATACCGTGCACCACCTCCACGGGCAATCCATCGGGGTCTTTCAACGCGATGCTCATTCCGCCGCCCGGGCCGGAAAGCGCGCGCGGCGCCGAGGCCCCAGGAATCCTGGTAGCAGCCTCGAAGTCCGCCGCGCTCGCCGCGCGCAAAGCCACGCCCGCGAAACCCGCCTTGTCCGCCTTCCGCACGGTGTAGCAATAGGCTGCGGGTCCGGTGCCGCGCATGTACAACGCGTCCGGCGTGC encodes:
- a CDS encoding ABC transporter ATP-binding protein, yielding MLLQTTKLNAFYGDFQALFGIDFELDAGEIVAIIGANGAGKSTFLKTVTGLLASSPEAVRFDGHAVGGRAPGKIVAAGIAMVPEGRRLFPSLSVEENLRMGAYSGRRGRWTLDTVYELFPMLKEKCHAPSTSLSGGQQQMVAIGRALMSNPKLLLCDETSLGLAPIVVKDIYDALAKVSAEGLSTIIVEQDVGLAQRASSRLYCFQEGRVSLSGRSEELSREQISHAYFGV
- a CDS encoding branched-chain amino acid ABC transporter permease: MNWVDTILQGVMLGGLYALFAVGQSLLLGVMRLTNVAHGDFLILGSFAGFALIGGVPGTPLGGFGLNPAVTMLILLPLAASFGYGLQRGVLNGTLGADPMPSLVVTFGLSIVIQNLLLEIFSADNRSISALGVETRSLALGAGIHVGMLPLIIFILALAATVFMEWLFRRTHIGRAFRATSDDYQTAQLMGLDHRHVYALATAIAFALIAVAGMLQGMRTVFAPSDGPGLLLYAFEAVIIGGLGSFWGSFAGGIILGVSQSVGFRIDPGWGILIGHVVFLAMLMIRPSGLFPKTR
- a CDS encoding branched-chain amino acid ABC transporter permease; translation: MNSPGYTVQRATRASQTAAVFAIVLLAAAVTLPWWGTPVAMRSVVEISCYLVFASMWNLLAGYGGMVSIGQQGFLGLGGYFLFVFAQKMGVNPFVCVPLAALAAALVALPTSQFVFRLQGGYFAVGTWVMAEVFRLFFANMSALGGGSGTSLTVMVGIPKATRETITYFLAVGSVVFAIGLVYGLLRSRFGLALTAIRDSERAAESQGIDVKAVKLIVYVLASFGAGLAGALYYLSNLRISPDVAFSVNWTAFSIFIVLIGGIGTIEGPILGALLFWLLNNYLSDYGSWYLVGLGLMAIVVVIKWPRGIWGALSGKFGLQLFPVQRKILWEEGGGRRDEREGGGGRREEG
- the pcaF gene encoding 3-oxoadipyl-CoA thiolase, translating into MNDAYICDAIRTPFGRYGGALSSIRTDDLAAHPIKALMARNAGVDWSKVDDVIYGCVNQAGEDNRNVARMASLLAGLPVEVPGATINRLCGSSMDALGTAARALRCGEADLMIAGGVESMSRAPYVVSKADSAFSRSMKMEDTTIGWRFVNPLMKARHGIDSMPETAENVAVDFKVSRADQDAFAFRSQQRYAAAKREGFFAREIMNIALPQKKGEPVIIKDDEHPRETSLEALAKLKGVVKDDGSVTAGNASGVNDGACALLLASAQGAKAHGLKPRAKILAMATAGVPPRIMGFGPSPAMRKVLAKTGLKLSEMSVVELNEAFAAQVLAALRDHSVADDAAHVNPNGGAIAVGHPLGASGARLVMTALHQLERIQGRYALCTMCIGVGQGIAVIIERI
- a CDS encoding bleomycin resistance protein; amino-acid sequence: MKIADISHVNYYSPGLDAIEAFMTDFGLVTAHRTPDALYMRGTGPAAYCYTVRKADKAGFAGVALRAASAADFEAATRIPGASAPRALSGPGGGMSIALKDPDGLPVEVVHGIAPAAPLAMREPLHVNFAGQKNRRGAPQRIPKGPAQILRLGHALFFATDFQRTLDWYCNNFGLLPSDYIHEGTQDRKLGAFLRCDRGTEWTDHHSIGVFKAPKAKIHHASFEIQDFDAQVLGHEWLREKGYKHVWGIGRHLLGSQIFDYWYDPHGHIVEHFADGDLFDASKPAQSFIVGPDSLFQWGPPLPEIFFA